A region from the Citrobacter telavivensis genome encodes:
- a CDS encoding branched-chain amino acid ABC transporter permease, which yields MERPASLPNTPPATCAEGFKDSLPIVISYIPVAFAFGLNATRLGFSPLESVFFSCIIYAGASQFVITTMLAAGSTLWVAALTVMAMDVRHVLYGPSLRSRIAQKLSKPKTALWAFGLTDEVFAAATAKLVRDNRRWSENWMIGIAFCSWASWVLGTVIGAFSGSGLLKGFPAVEAALGFMLPALFMSFLLASFQRKQSLCVTAALAGALAGVTLFSIPAAILAGIVCGCLTALIQAFWQGVPDAL from the coding sequence ATGGAAAGGCCCGCTTCTCTGCCCAATACCCCTCCGGCGACCTGTGCGGAAGGATTCAAAGACAGTTTACCCATCGTCATCAGTTATATTCCTGTTGCCTTTGCATTTGGTCTCAATGCCACCCGTCTCGGGTTTAGCCCGCTTGAAAGCGTATTTTTTTCCTGCATTATTTATGCTGGTGCCAGTCAGTTCGTTATCACAACCATGCTCGCCGCAGGCAGCACATTATGGGTTGCCGCCCTGACCGTCATGGCGATGGATGTACGCCATGTCTTATACGGCCCTTCCCTGCGCAGTCGTATCGCCCAAAAACTCAGTAAACCGAAAACCGCCTTATGGGCTTTTGGCCTCACTGACGAAGTCTTTGCCGCGGCCACCGCAAAGCTGGTACGGGATAACCGTCGCTGGAGCGAAAACTGGATGATCGGCATTGCATTTTGCTCCTGGGCTTCATGGGTGCTGGGAACAGTAATCGGTGCCTTTTCCGGCAGCGGTTTATTGAAAGGATTCCCGGCGGTCGAAGCGGCGCTCGGGTTTATGCTGCCCGCGCTGTTTATGAGTTTTCTGCTGGCGTCATTCCAGCGCAAACAGTCCCTGTGCGTGACCGCCGCACTCGCTGGCGCACTGGCGGGCGTGACGCTATTTTCCATCCCCGCCGCGATTCTTGCGGGGATTGTGTGCGGCTGTCTGACCGCGCTGATCCAGGCTTTCTGGCAAGGGGTTCCCGATGCGCTATGA
- the proV gene encoding glycine betaine/L-proline ABC transporter ATP-binding protein ProV, whose translation MAIKLEVKNLYKVFGEHPQRAFKYIEKGLSKEQILEKTGLSLGVKDASLAIEEGEIFVIMGLSGSGKSTMVRLLNRLIEPTRGQVLIDGVDIAKISDAELREVRRKKIAMVFQSFALMPHMTVLDNTAFGMELAGVSAEERREKALDALRQVGLENYAHGYPDELSGGMRQRVGLARALAINPDILLMDEAFSALDPLIRTEMQDELVKLQAKHQRTVVFISHDLDEAMRIGDRIAIMQNGEVVQVGTPDEILNNPANDYVRTFFRGVDISQVFSAKDIARRSPVGLIRKTPGFGPRSALKLLQDEDREYGYVIERGNKFVGVVSIDSLKAALAQAQGMEGALIDEPLAVDAQTPLSELLSHVGQAPCAVPVVDEEQQYVGIISKRMLLQALDREGTNNG comes from the coding sequence ATGGCAATTAAATTAGAAGTTAAGAATCTATATAAAGTATTTGGAGAGCATCCGCAGCGCGCCTTCAAATATATTGAAAAAGGACTTTCAAAAGAACAAATTCTGGAAAAAACAGGGCTATCGCTTGGCGTTAAAGACGCCAGTCTGGCCATTGAAGAAGGCGAGATATTTGTCATCATGGGATTATCCGGTTCGGGTAAATCCACAATGGTACGCCTTCTCAATCGCCTGATTGAACCCACCCGTGGACAGGTACTGATCGACGGCGTTGATATCGCAAAAATATCGGATGCCGAACTCCGCGAGGTGCGCAGAAAAAAGATTGCGATGGTTTTCCAGTCATTTGCGCTCATGCCGCACATGACCGTTCTGGACAATACGGCATTCGGCATGGAATTAGCCGGCGTAAGCGCTGAGGAACGTCGCGAAAAAGCGCTGGACGCCCTGCGTCAGGTGGGACTTGAGAATTACGCCCACGGCTATCCGGATGAACTTTCCGGCGGGATGCGTCAGCGTGTCGGGCTCGCCCGTGCATTAGCCATTAACCCTGACATCTTATTAATGGATGAAGCCTTCTCCGCGCTTGATCCCTTAATTCGTACCGAGATGCAGGATGAACTGGTAAAACTGCAGGCAAAACATCAGCGAACCGTGGTCTTTATTTCCCACGATCTCGATGAAGCGATGCGTATTGGCGACCGAATTGCCATTATGCAGAATGGTGAAGTGGTTCAGGTCGGTACACCGGATGAAATTTTGAATAATCCGGCGAACGATTATGTCCGCACCTTCTTCCGTGGCGTCGATATTAGCCAGGTCTTTAGCGCGAAAGATATTGCCCGCCGTAGCCCGGTCGGACTGATTCGTAAAACGCCGGGCTTTGGCCCCCGTTCTGCCCTGAAATTATTGCAGGATGAAGACCGGGAATACGGTTACGTCATCGAACGCGGCAATAAGTTTGTTGGTGTGGTCTCCATCGACTCATTAAAGGCGGCATTAGCCCAGGCCCAGGGCATGGAAGGGGCGCTGATCGACGAGCCATTGGCCGTGGATGCGCAAACCCCGCTTAGCGAGTTGCTCTCTCATGTCGGACAGGCGCCGTGCGCGGTGCCGGTTGTCGATGAGGAACAACAGTATGTCGGCATTATTTCAAAACGCATGCTGCTACAGGCTTTAGATCGCGAGGGGACAAACAATGGCTGA
- the proW gene encoding glycine betaine/L-proline ABC transporter permease ProW codes for MADQSNPWDTAPAADSAAQSADAWGTPSGTPADSGSADWLTSAPAPAPEHFNIMDPFHKTLIPLDSWVTEGIDWVVTHFRPLFQGIRVPVDYILNGFQQLLLGMPAPVAILIFALIAWQISGVGMGVATLISLIAIGAIGAWSQAMITLALVLTALLFCVVIGLPMGIWLARSPRAAKIVRPLLDAMQTTPAFVYLVPIVMLFGIGNVPGVVVTIIFALPPIVRLTILGINQVPADLIEASRSFGASPRQMLFKVQLPLAMPTIMAGVNQTLMLALSMVVIASMIAVGGLGQMVLRGIGRLDMGLATVGGVGIVILAIILDRLTQAVGRDSRSRGNRRWYTTGPIGLITRPFTK; via the coding sequence ATGGCTGATCAATCCAATCCGTGGGATACCGCACCGGCGGCCGATAGCGCCGCACAATCCGCTGACGCCTGGGGCACGCCGTCAGGGACGCCTGCCGATAGCGGCAGCGCAGACTGGCTGACCAGCGCGCCAGCGCCTGCACCAGAGCATTTCAATATTATGGATCCGTTCCATAAAACGCTGATCCCGCTCGACAGTTGGGTTACCGAAGGAATTGACTGGGTAGTCACCCATTTTCGTCCCCTCTTCCAGGGCATTCGTGTGCCGGTGGATTACATCCTTAACGGTTTCCAGCAACTGCTGCTGGGAATGCCGGCTCCGGTGGCGATTCTCATTTTCGCGCTGATCGCCTGGCAGATTTCCGGCGTCGGAATGGGCGTAGCGACGCTGATTTCCCTGATTGCAATCGGCGCTATCGGTGCCTGGTCGCAGGCGATGATTACGCTGGCACTGGTGTTGACCGCCCTGCTGTTTTGCGTGGTGATCGGTTTGCCGATGGGGATCTGGCTGGCACGCAGTCCACGGGCGGCGAAGATCGTTCGTCCGCTGCTCGACGCCATGCAGACGACGCCAGCGTTCGTCTATCTGGTACCGATTGTGATGCTGTTCGGCATCGGTAACGTGCCGGGAGTAGTCGTGACGATCATCTTTGCGCTACCGCCGATTGTGCGTCTGACGATCCTCGGGATTAACCAGGTTCCAGCCGATCTGATCGAAGCGTCACGTTCGTTCGGGGCCAGCCCGCGTCAAATGCTGTTCAAAGTTCAGCTACCGCTGGCGATGCCAACCATTATGGCAGGGGTCAACCAGACACTCATGCTTGCCCTCTCGATGGTCGTGATCGCCTCCATGATTGCCGTCGGTGGCCTGGGCCAGATGGTATTGCGCGGTATCGGTCGTCTCGACATGGGACTGGCTACCGTTGGTGGGGTCGGCATTGTGATCCTCGCTATCATTCTGGACCGTCTGACTCAGGCCGTGGGTCGCGACTCCCGTAGTCGGGGTAATCGTCGCTGGTACACCACCGGCCCCATTGGGCTCATCACGCGCCCTTTCACTAAATAA
- the nrdF gene encoding class 1b ribonucleoside-diphosphate reductase subunit beta, whose amino-acid sequence MTLSRVSAINWNKIQDDKDLEVWNRLTSNFWLPEKVPLSNDIPAWQGLSTAEQQLTIRVFTGLTLLDTIQNIAGAPSLMADSLTPHEEAVLSNICFMEAVHARSYSSIFSTLCQTKDVDAAYAWSEENAPLQQKAQIILAHYASDDPLKKKIASVFLESFLFYSGFWLPMYFSSRGKLTNTADLIRLIIRDEAVHGYYIGYKYQKGLEKLSQSRRDELKDFTLELLMELYDNEVRYTEELYANTGWAEDVNAFLCYNANKALMNLGYEALFPAEMAEVNPAILAALSPNADENHDFFSGSGSSYVMGKAVETEDEDWNF is encoded by the coding sequence ATGACATTATCACGCGTGAGCGCCATCAACTGGAATAAGATTCAGGATGACAAGGATCTGGAAGTATGGAACCGCCTGACCAGCAACTTCTGGCTGCCGGAAAAAGTGCCGTTGTCTAACGATATTCCGGCGTGGCAAGGCCTGAGCACCGCCGAGCAGCAGCTTACCATCCGCGTCTTTACCGGGTTGACGCTGCTCGACACCATCCAGAACATCGCCGGCGCTCCGTCGCTGATGGCGGATTCGCTGACGCCGCACGAGGAGGCGGTGCTGTCGAACATCTGTTTTATGGAAGCGGTGCACGCCCGTTCCTACAGTTCCATCTTCTCTACGCTGTGCCAGACTAAAGATGTCGACGCCGCCTACGCCTGGAGTGAGGAAAATGCGCCGTTACAGCAGAAGGCACAAATTATCCTCGCACATTACGCCAGCGACGACCCCTTAAAGAAAAAGATTGCCAGCGTGTTTCTGGAATCCTTCCTGTTTTATTCCGGTTTCTGGCTGCCGATGTATTTCTCCAGCCGTGGCAAGCTCACCAACACCGCCGATCTGATCCGGTTGATCATTCGTGATGAAGCGGTTCATGGTTATTACATTGGTTATAAGTACCAGAAAGGACTGGAAAAATTGTCTCAATCCAGGCGTGATGAGCTGAAGGATTTTACTCTCGAACTGCTGATGGAGCTGTACGATAACGAAGTCCGTTATACCGAAGAACTGTATGCCAACACCGGTTGGGCTGAGGATGTTAACGCGTTCCTCTGTTACAACGCCAACAAGGCGTTAATGAACCTGGGCTACGAGGCGCTGTTCCCGGCGGAAATGGCGGAGGTGAACCCGGCGATCCTGGCTGCGCTTTCGCCCAATGCCGACGAAAACCACGACTTTTTCTCTGGCTCGGGGTCGTCATACGTGATGGGTAAAGCCGTCGAAACGGAAGACGAAGACTGGAATTTTTAA
- the nrdH gene encoding glutaredoxin-like protein NrdH — MRITIYTRNDCVQCHATKRAMESRGFEFEMVNVDLVPDAADILRAQGFRQLPVVIAGETSWSGFRPDMINRLHPESRVASA, encoded by the coding sequence ATGCGCATTACTATTTACACTCGAAATGATTGTGTTCAATGCCACGCCACCAAACGGGCGATGGAAAGCCGTGGATTTGAATTTGAGATGGTGAACGTCGATCTGGTGCCCGACGCGGCGGATATCCTGCGTGCACAAGGTTTTCGTCAATTGCCGGTCGTCATTGCCGGTGAGACCAGTTGGTCTGGGTTTCGGCCGGATATGATCAACCGCCTGCATCCTGAATCCCGGGTGGCCAGCGCATGA
- the nrdI gene encoding class Ib ribonucleoside-diphosphate reductase assembly flavoprotein NrdI: protein MNPLVYFSSSSENTHRFMQRLGLPAVRIPLNERERIRVDEPYILVVPSYGGGGTAGAVPRQVIRFLNDAHNRALIRGVIASGNRNFGEAYGRAGEVIAQKCAVPWLYRFELMGTPADIDNVRKGVSEFWQRQPQNA from the coding sequence ATGAACCCGCTCGTCTACTTCTCCAGCAGCTCCGAAAATACGCACCGTTTTATGCAGCGTCTGGGGCTGCCCGCCGTTCGCATTCCGCTGAATGAACGCGAACGGATCCGGGTAGACGAACCTTACATTCTGGTGGTGCCCTCTTACGGGGGCGGGGGCACGGCTGGCGCGGTCCCGCGACAGGTGATTCGCTTTTTAAATGATGCCCACAACCGGGCGTTAATTCGCGGCGTTATTGCCTCTGGCAATCGTAACTTCGGCGAGGCGTACGGTCGCGCAGGAGAAGTGATCGCCCAAAAATGCGCCGTGCCCTGGCTCTATCGTTTTGAGCTGATGGGAACACCCGCCGACATCGACAACGTTCGAAAAGGAGTAAGCGAATTTTGGCAACGACAACCGCAGAACGCGTAA
- the proX gene encoding glycine betaine/L-proline ABC transporter substrate-binding protein ProX: protein MRQKMIIATAFATLVSTSAFAADLPGKGITVQPVQSTITEETFQTLLVSRALEKLGYTVNKPSEVDYNVGYTSIASGDATFTAVNWQPLHDDMYSAAGGDKKFWREGTFVTGAAQGYLIDKKTAEQYKITNIAQLKDPKIAKIFDTNGDGKADMMGCSPGWGCEAVINHQNKAFDLEKTVDVSHGNYAAMMADTITRFKEGKPILYYTWTPYWVSDVMKPGKDVVWLQVPFSSLPGEQKDIDTKLPNGANYGFPVNTMHIVANKAWAEKNPAAAKLFAIMKLPLADINAQNAMMHDGKASEADVQGHVDGWIKAHQQQFDGWVNDALAAQK, encoded by the coding sequence ATGCGACAGAAGATGATTATTGCCACAGCGTTTGCCACCCTTGTCTCTACCAGCGCTTTCGCTGCCGACCTGCCAGGCAAAGGCATTACCGTCCAACCGGTACAGAGCACCATCACCGAAGAAACCTTCCAGACGCTGCTGGTGAGCCGCGCACTGGAGAAACTGGGTTATACCGTAAACAAACCGAGCGAAGTCGATTATAACGTGGGCTACACCTCTATTGCTTCCGGCGATGCCACCTTTACCGCCGTGAACTGGCAGCCGCTGCACGATGATATGTATTCTGCGGCAGGCGGGGACAAAAAGTTCTGGCGCGAAGGCACGTTTGTCACCGGCGCCGCGCAAGGTTATCTGATCGATAAGAAAACCGCTGAGCAGTACAAAATCACCAATATCGCCCAGTTGAAAGACCCCAAAATCGCCAAAATCTTCGACACCAATGGCGACGGTAAAGCGGATATGATGGGCTGCTCGCCGGGATGGGGTTGTGAAGCGGTGATTAACCACCAGAACAAAGCGTTTGATCTGGAAAAAACCGTCGACGTCAGCCACGGTAACTATGCAGCGATGATGGCCGATACCATCACCCGCTTTAAAGAAGGCAAACCAATCCTCTATTACACCTGGACGCCTTACTGGGTGAGCGACGTGATGAAGCCGGGCAAAGATGTGGTCTGGTTGCAGGTGCCGTTCTCCTCGCTGCCGGGCGAACAGAAAGATATCGATACCAAACTGCCGAATGGCGCGAACTATGGCTTCCCGGTAAACACCATGCACATCGTTGCCAACAAAGCCTGGGCTGAGAAAAACCCGGCGGCGGCGAAACTGTTTGCCATCATGAAACTGCCGCTGGCGGATATCAACGCGCAGAACGCGATGATGCATGACGGTAAAGCGTCGGAAGCTGACGTACAGGGTCACGTTGACGGCTGGATCAAAGCCCACCAGCAGCAGTTCGACGGTTGGGTGAACGACGCGCTGGCTGCGCAGAAGTAA
- the ygaH gene encoding L-valine transporter subunit YgaH, translating to MRYEVLLLGLLVGCVNYGFRYLPLRLKMGNTRPGKRGATGVLLDTIGIASICALLVVSTAPEVMHDASRFVPTLAGFAVLGASFYKTRSIIVPTLLSALAYGLAWKMLAVL from the coding sequence ATGCGCTATGAGGTACTGCTACTCGGGTTGCTGGTCGGCTGTGTGAATTATGGGTTTCGCTATTTACCGCTGCGTCTGAAGATGGGAAATACTCGTCCGGGCAAGCGAGGCGCAACCGGCGTACTACTCGACACCATCGGCATAGCATCAATTTGCGCCCTGCTGGTTGTGTCAACCGCCCCTGAGGTAATGCACGACGCCAGTCGCTTCGTGCCGACGCTCGCGGGTTTTGCTGTACTGGGTGCAAGTTTTTATAAAACGCGCAGCATCATTGTTCCCACGCTATTAAGTGCTCTGGCCTATGGATTAGCGTGGAAAATGTTGGCGGTTTTATAG
- a CDS encoding carboxymuconolactone decarboxylase family protein translates to MTTLRQPYYELSPEVYNALVQAKTALENSALDTTLMELIYLRISQINGCAFCLEMHSKALRKSGVAQSKLDALAGWRVSHHFSEQEHAALAWAESVTDIARTHAEDDVYLPLLAHFSAREISDLTFAVGLMNCFNRLAVGMRM, encoded by the coding sequence ATGACGACGTTACGCCAGCCCTACTATGAACTCAGCCCTGAAGTCTATAACGCCCTGGTACAGGCGAAAACGGCACTGGAAAACAGCGCGCTGGATACCACGCTAATGGAGTTGATTTACCTGCGTATTTCGCAGATCAACGGCTGCGCGTTTTGTCTGGAGATGCACAGCAAGGCGCTGCGTAAATCGGGCGTCGCGCAAAGTAAACTGGACGCGCTGGCCGGTTGGCGGGTCAGCCATCATTTCAGCGAGCAGGAGCACGCGGCGCTGGCATGGGCGGAATCGGTGACCGACATCGCCAGAACCCATGCCGAAGATGATGTTTATCTGCCGCTGCTCGCGCATTTTAGCGCTCGCGAAATTAGCGACCTGACCTTTGCTGTCGGCCTGATGAACTGCTTTAACCGCCTGGCCGTTGGAATGCGGATGTAA
- the nrdE gene encoding class 1b ribonucleoside-diphosphate reductase subunit alpha: MATTTAERVMQESLDYHALNAMLNLYDKAGRIQFDKDRQAVDAFFTAHVHPHSVTFSSQEERLQTLMREGYYDESVLTRYDRAFVVTLFARAHASGFRFQTFLGAWKFYTSYTLKTFDGKRYLEHFEDRVVMVALTLAQGDEVLASQLTDEMLSGRFQPATPTFLNCGKQQRGELVSCFLLRIEDNMESIGRAVNSALQLSKRGGGVAFLLSNLREAGAPIKRIENQSSGVIPVMKMLEDAFSYANQLGARQGAGAVYLHAHHPDILRFLDTKRENADEKIRIKTLSLGVVIPDVTFRLAKENAQMALFSPYDVERLYGKPFGDIAISERYDELVADERVRKKYINARDFFQTLAEIQFESGYPYIMYEDTVNRANPIAGRINMSNLCSEILQVNSASTYDENLDYAQTGQDISCNLGSLNIAHTMDSPDFGRTVETAIRGLTAVSDMSHIRSVPSIAAGNAASHAIGLGQMNLHGYLAREGIAYGSPEGLDFTNLYFYTITWHALHTSMRLARERGQTFDGFAQSRYASGEFFTQYLEQSWTPKTEKVRALFARSGITLPTREMWLYLRDEVMRYGIYNQNLQAVPPTGSISYINHATSSIHPIVSKVEIRKEGKTGRVYYPAPFMTNENLDIYQDAYEIGAEKIIDTYAEATKHVDQGLSLTLFFPDTATTRDINKAQIYAWRKGIKSLYYIRLRQLALEGTEIEGCVSCAL; the protein is encoded by the coding sequence TTGGCAACGACAACCGCAGAACGCGTAATGCAGGAATCGCTGGATTACCATGCGCTGAACGCCATGCTGAATCTGTACGATAAAGCAGGTCGTATTCAGTTTGATAAAGACAGGCAGGCAGTTGACGCCTTTTTTACCGCTCACGTTCACCCTCACTCCGTCACGTTTAGCAGTCAGGAGGAACGCCTGCAAACGCTGATGCGCGAAGGGTATTACGACGAAAGCGTTCTGACTCGCTACGATCGCGCTTTCGTGGTGACGCTGTTTGCCCGCGCCCACGCCAGCGGTTTTCGTTTCCAGACCTTCCTCGGTGCCTGGAAGTTTTACACCAGCTACACGCTGAAAACCTTTGACGGTAAACGCTACCTGGAACACTTTGAAGACCGGGTGGTGATGGTGGCGCTGACGCTCGCGCAGGGCGATGAAGTGTTGGCGTCACAGTTGACCGATGAGATGCTCTCGGGGCGTTTCCAGCCCGCCACGCCCACCTTCTTAAACTGCGGAAAACAGCAGCGCGGCGAACTTGTTTCCTGTTTTCTGCTGCGTATTGAAGACAACATGGAGTCGATTGGCCGGGCGGTGAACTCCGCGCTTCAGCTTTCTAAACGCGGCGGCGGCGTGGCGTTTTTACTCTCTAACCTGCGCGAAGCGGGCGCGCCTATCAAGCGCATCGAAAACCAGTCCTCCGGGGTGATCCCGGTGATGAAGATGCTGGAAGATGCCTTTTCCTATGCTAACCAACTTGGCGCGCGTCAGGGAGCGGGGGCGGTTTATTTGCACGCGCACCATCCGGATATTCTGCGCTTTCTCGATACCAAACGCGAAAACGCCGACGAAAAGATCCGCATCAAGACGCTCTCCCTGGGCGTGGTGATCCCGGACGTCACTTTCCGTCTGGCCAAAGAGAATGCGCAGATGGCGCTGTTTTCGCCCTATGACGTCGAGCGTCTTTACGGTAAACCCTTTGGCGATATCGCGATAAGCGAACGGTACGACGAACTGGTTGCCGACGAGCGGGTGCGCAAAAAATACATTAACGCCCGCGACTTTTTCCAGACGCTGGCAGAAATTCAGTTCGAATCCGGCTATCCCTATATCATGTATGAGGATACGGTGAATCGCGCCAACCCCATTGCAGGCCGCATCAATATGAGCAACCTGTGTTCGGAAATTTTGCAGGTCAACAGCGCCTCCACCTACGATGAGAACCTTGACTACGCGCAGACCGGACAGGATATCTCCTGCAATCTCGGCTCGCTGAATATTGCCCACACCATGGATTCCCCGGACTTTGGTCGGACGGTGGAAACGGCGATTCGTGGGCTGACGGCGGTGTCGGACATGAGCCACATTCGCAGCGTCCCGTCGATTGCCGCCGGCAATGCCGCCTCTCACGCCATCGGGCTGGGACAAATGAACCTGCACGGCTATCTGGCGCGTGAAGGCATCGCTTATGGTTCGCCAGAAGGACTGGATTTCACCAATCTCTACTTTTACACCATTACCTGGCATGCACTGCATACGTCGATGCGGCTGGCGCGTGAGCGTGGGCAGACCTTTGACGGATTTGCGCAGTCTCGCTACGCCAGCGGCGAGTTTTTCACGCAGTATCTGGAACAGAGCTGGACGCCGAAAACCGAGAAAGTCCGTGCGCTATTTGCCCGTAGCGGCATCACGCTGCCGACGCGCGAAATGTGGCTGTACCTGCGCGATGAGGTGATGCGCTATGGCATCTACAACCAGAATTTACAGGCGGTGCCGCCGACGGGTTCAATCTCTTATATCAATCATGCGACATCGAGCATTCACCCGATTGTCTCGAAAGTGGAGATTCGCAAAGAGGGCAAGACCGGGCGCGTCTATTATCCTGCCCCGTTCATGACCAATGAGAATCTGGACATATACCAGGACGCCTACGAAATCGGCGCGGAGAAAATCATTGATACCTACGCTGAAGCCACTAAACACGTCGATCAGGGCCTGTCGCTGACGCTGTTTTTCCCCGATACCGCCACCACCCGCGATATCAACAAGGCGCAGATCTACGCCTGGCGAAAAGGCATTAAGTCGCTGTATTACATTCGGTTGCGCCAACTGGCGCTGGAAGGCACTGAAATTGAAGGCTGCGTCTCGTGCGCACTGTAA
- a CDS encoding MFS transporter, producing MTKTSHGLSPALIVLMSVATGLAVASNYYAQPLLDTIARNFSLSASSAGFIVTAAQLGYAAGLLLLVPLGDMFERRTLIVSMTLLAAGGMLITASSQSLAMMLLGTALTGLFSVVAQILVPLAATLATPDKRGKVVGTIMSGLLLGILLARTVAGLLANLGGWRTVFWVASILMALMAIALWRGLPKVKSDTHLNYPQLLGSVFSLFTRDKLLRTRALLGCLTFANFSILWTSMAFLLAAPPFNYSEGMIGLFGLAGAAGALGARPAGGLADKGHSHLTTTWGLLLLLLSWLAIWLGHASVLALIVGILVLDLTVQGVHITNQTVIYRLYPQARNRLTAGYMTSYFIGGAAGSLISASAWQHAGWLGVCLAGSTVAVLNLLVWWRGFHRQEAAI from the coding sequence ATGACAAAAACCTCTCACGGGCTGAGCCCAGCACTGATCGTTCTTATGTCTGTGGCAACCGGTCTGGCCGTCGCCAGCAACTACTATGCACAACCGCTGCTCGATACCATCGCACGCAACTTCTCGCTTTCCGCCAGCTCGGCCGGGTTTATCGTCACCGCAGCGCAACTGGGCTACGCCGCCGGTTTGCTGTTGCTGGTTCCACTTGGCGATATGTTTGAACGCCGGACGCTGATCGTCTCCATGACGCTGCTGGCGGCGGGCGGGATGCTCATTACCGCCAGCAGTCAGTCGCTGGCGATGATGCTCCTCGGCACGGCGCTGACCGGGCTCTTTTCCGTGGTAGCACAGATACTGGTGCCGCTGGCGGCGACGCTTGCCACACCCGATAAACGCGGCAAAGTGGTCGGAACCATCATGAGCGGACTGCTGCTGGGCATTCTACTGGCGCGTACCGTGGCGGGCCTGCTGGCGAATCTCGGCGGCTGGCGTACCGTCTTTTGGGTCGCCTCCATATTGATGGCGCTGATGGCTATCGCCCTGTGGCGCGGCTTGCCAAAGGTGAAGTCCGACACCCATCTGAACTACCCGCAACTGCTGGGTTCCGTATTCAGTCTGTTTACCCGCGATAAACTGCTGCGCACACGTGCGCTACTGGGCTGCCTGACCTTCGCCAACTTCAGCATTCTCTGGACCTCAATGGCCTTTTTACTCGCCGCCCCGCCGTTTAACTATTCCGAAGGGATGATTGGCCTGTTTGGGCTGGCGGGTGCCGCTGGCGCGCTCGGCGCACGTCCGGCTGGCGGTCTTGCGGATAAAGGGCATTCTCATCTCACCACGACCTGGGGCCTGCTGCTGCTACTGCTCTCCTGGTTAGCTATCTGGTTGGGACACGCCTCGGTACTGGCGCTGATTGTCGGGATCCTGGTACTGGACCTTACCGTTCAGGGGGTTCACATCACTAACCAGACGGTGATTTATCGTCTTTATCCGCAGGCGCGAAACCGCCTGACCGCAGGGTATATGACCAGTTACTTTATCGGCGGGGCCGCAGGGTCGTTAATCTCCGCCTCGGCCTGGCAGCATGCCGGATGGCTGGGCGTTTGTCTGGCAGGGTCGACCGTTGCCGTACTGAACCTGCTGGTCTGGTGGCGAGGATTTCACCGACAAGAAGCCGCAATTTAA